From one Lolium rigidum isolate FL_2022 chromosome 4, APGP_CSIRO_Lrig_0.1, whole genome shotgun sequence genomic stretch:
- the LOC124706059 gene encoding probable protein phosphatase 2C 47 has product MSGGVEPETPPSSGGGGSPMARKPPRHQLTSIRHCSSSARIAAASTDLELESGTLSLISPTDIRPAFLPIFRSGSCANIGPKSYMEDEHVCIDSLIEHLGMRTPGIPAPGAFYGVFDGHGGTDAVCFVQKNILKFIIEDGHFPNSMEEAIKSAFVKADHAIADSHSLDRNSGTTALTALIFGRTLLVANAGDCRAVLGKRGRAIELSRDHKPNCKTEKLRIEKFGGVVFDGYLNGQLSVARAIGDWHVKGSKGSISPLTPEPEFQEVRLTEEDEFLIIGCDGLWDVMTSQCAVSMVRKELMAHNDPERCSRELVQEALRRDTCDNLTAVVVCFSADPPPQIEIPRFRVRRSISMEGLHMLKGALDSNA; this is encoded by the exons ATGAGCGGAGGCGTAGAGCCGGAGACCCCACCGAGTAGCGGTGGCGGCGGTAGCCCCATGGCCCGCAAGCCGCCGCGCCACCAGCTCACGTCCATCCGGCACTGCTCCAGCAGCGCCCGCATCGCCGCAGCCTCCACGGACTTG GAACTGGAATCAGGGACACTGAGCTTGATATCACCCACAGACATCCGTCCCGCCTTCCTGCCGATCTTCCGGTCTGGGAGCTGCGCCAATATTGGGCCGAAATCGTACATGGAGGACGAGCATGTTTGCATCGACAGCCTCATCGAGCACCTCGGAATGCGCACTCCTGGTATCCCTGCCCCGGGTGCCTTCTACGGG GTGTTTGATGGTCATGGTGGTACAGATGCGGTCTGTTTTGTTCAGAAGAACATACTGAAGTTCATAATCGAAGATGGTCACTTCCCAAACAGTATGGAGGAAGCAATCAAAAGTGCATTTGTAAAGGCTGATCACGCCATTGCAGATTCACATTCTCTTGACCGTAATTCGGGGACTACAGCATTGACGGCCCTTATTTTTGGCAG GACATTGCTTGTTGCAAATGCAGGAGATTGTCGAGCAGTATTAGGAAAGCGAGGACGAGCCATTGAGCTGTCGAGAGATCACAAACCCAACTGCAAGACTGAAAAGCTGAGGATTGAGAAATTTGGTGGCGTAGTCTTCGATGGCTATCTCAATGGTCAACTGTCTGTGGCAAGGGCAATCGGCGACTGGCACGTGAAAGGTTCCAAAGGGTCTATAAGCCCTCTCACTCCGGAACCTGAATTTCAGGAGGTTAGGCTCACCGAGGAAGACGAGTTTTTGATAATAGGATGTGATGGCCTTTGGGATGTGATGACCAGTCAATGTGCCGTATCGATGGTAAGGAAAGAGCTGATGGCTCACAATGATCCTGAAAGGTGCTCAAGAGAACTTGTTCAGGAAGCGCTCAGACGAGACACTTGTGATAACCTAACTGCAGTGGTTGTATGCTTCTCAGCAGACCCACCCCCTCAAATTGAGATCCCAAGATTCCGGGTACGAAGAAGTATATCAATGGAAGGATTGCATATGCTAAAGGGTGCTCTCGACAGTAATGCCTGA